A window of the Harmonia axyridis chromosome 5, icHarAxyr1.1, whole genome shotgun sequence genome harbors these coding sequences:
- the LOC123680265 gene encoding uncharacterized protein LOC123680265, translated as MDKKYPEVILEIDQLKAIKKSIMEEVMALGKEDAIKPNFQQSHIRPGWLDLTCFDKATVEWLRNIQPKLKPWEGADLRIAEEAELPHLEILVGYLPESQDLSCEEIFKLVENHNEGLKTSSWRVLRRGPSGPMHEIVISDDRASVERLRAQNWRINYLFGQSNLRLKGSKATVERREAPQASTSGPERPKGEETEKVVKPPGNEEATKPTNKSGRRAVPQRHETGGPAE; from the coding sequence ATGGACAAAAAGTATCCAGAGGTGATTCTAGAAATAGACCAACTGAAGGCCATCAAGAAATCAATCATGGAGGAAGTCATGGCGCTGGGAAAAGAGGACGCTATAAAGCCTAACTTCCAGCAATCACATATAAGGCCAGGCTGGCTTGATCTGACATGCTTTGATAAAGCCACTGTTGAGTGGCTCAGAAACATCCAGCCAAAATTGAAACCCTGGGAGGGAGCTGACTTGAGGATTGCTGAAGAGGCAGAACTGCCTCACCTGGAGATCCTAGTTGGCTATCTCCCAGAAAGTCAGGATCTCTCCTGCGAGGAAATTTTCAAGCTGGTTGAGAACCATAATGAAGGGCTCAAAACCTCCAGCTGGAGGGTCCTTCGAAGGGGACCATCAGGACCCATGCACGAAATCGTCATCTCGGATGATAGAGCTTCGGTCGAAAGACTTCGAGCACAAAATTGGCGAATAAATTACCTATTCGGCCAATCAAATCTTCGCCTTAAGGGATCGAAAGCAACGGTGGAGAGGAGAGAGGCACCTCAGGCCTCAACCTCTGGTCCGGAAAGGCCTAAGGGGGAGGAAACGGAGAAGGTGGTGAAGCCTCCAGGCAATGAAGAGGCCACCAAACCGACCAACAAGTCTGGGAGGAGGGCTGTGCCGCAAAGGCATGAGACGGGGGGCCCAGCGGAGTAA